One Microcoleus sp. bin38.metabat.b11b12b14.051 DNA segment encodes these proteins:
- a CDS encoding SMI1/KNR4 family protein — protein sequence MQKWQSLLAHLEVFDEQGECLTEEEMLQFETTNNIKLPKDYKKLSQVFGSGRFGEFIIIYSPIRSHYFHQFPLETIQYEITNRLWYSLEELEKNMNLESIADLLKGAFVFGEDGGTYIAIFDLKTYSESDYSCDIYWVHCPEFDGGIYHVGRDFWEFVCNFCLGTKSYKILPISICPDPSCLVHTFTCLSKSDKEIDIISLANIQERANISYDSYTIIETSGSSEFLETSDSDEFIETSRPFDHILSMWENRISEDFRHLHLPSEYIWNYFDRDREREREEEDREIILKAIQNNNSYALFRYIKTFRGHSDSVYAIAFTPDGQTLASGGADRTIKIWDLNTGQEICTLTEHTDAVVSLIASPDGKTLLSGSADNTIKIWNLSTSQVIHTLTGHTCSVLCLAISPDGTRLASGAADSTIIVWDLNTYEVIHTLIGHNHTVLSVAISPDGKTLASASADTSIKLWDLESGTEIRTLEANCGLVFAVRFHPSGQMLASVHEQDKSVKFWHPETGKLIRTMSTEVEIVSATVSPDWTTLAGGGGDVNYLISLWDLEKISGITYFDGYGQIDHKGCVYTVAFSPDGQTLASGSKDTTVKLWGVPPPINIE from the coding sequence ATGCAAAAATGGCAATCGTTACTGGCACATCTAGAAGTATTTGATGAGCAAGGAGAGTGCTTAACTGAAGAAGAGATGCTGCAATTTGAAACAACAAACAATATTAAATTACCCAAAGATTATAAAAAACTTTCTCAAGTTTTTGGAAGCGGAAGGTTCGGCGAATTTATTATTATTTACAGCCCTATACGCTCTCATTACTTTCATCAATTTCCGCTGGAAACTATTCAATATGAAATTACAAATCGTCTCTGGTATTCCTTAGAAGAACTTGAAAAAAATATGAATCTAGAATCAATAGCAGATTTACTTAAAGGGGCTTTTGTGTTTGGGGAGGATGGCGGGACATACATAGCCATTTTCGATCTTAAAACTTATAGTGAGTCTGACTATAGCTGCGATATCTACTGGGTGCATTGCCCTGAATTTGATGGAGGAATTTACCATGTGGGTCGCGATTTTTGGGAATTTGTGTGCAATTTTTGCCTGGGAACAAAATCTTATAAAATTTTACCTATATCCATTTGTCCAGACCCTTCCTGTCTAGTCCATACCTTTACTTGTCTCTCGAAGAGTGATAAAGAAATAGATATAATATCATTGGCAAATATTCAAGAAAGAGCTAATATTTCCTACGACTCATATACAATCATAGAAACTTCAGGCTCGTCAGAATTTTTAGAAACTTCTGACTCAGACGAATTCATAGAAACTTCCAGACCTTTTGATCATATCTTATCTATGTGGGAAAATAGAATTAGCGAAGATTTTAGACATTTGCATTTACCTTCAGAGTATATCTGGAATTATTTCGATAGGGATCGAGAGCGGGAACGGGAGGAAGAAGATAGAGAAATCATACTAAAAGCCATTCAAAACAACAATTCCTATGCTTTATTTCGTTATATAAAAACATTCAGAGGTCACTCAGATTCAGTTTATGCTATTGCTTTTACTCCCGATGGACAAACTCTAGCTAGTGGCGGAGCCGATCGCACTATCAAAATCTGGGACTTGAATACTGGACAAGAAATTTGCACTCTTACAGAACATACAGATGCGGTGGTTTCATTGATCGCAAGTCCAGACGGAAAAACCTTGCTTAGTGGTAGTGCTGATAATACCATTAAAATTTGGAATCTGAGCACGAGTCAAGTTATCCACACCCTCACAGGTCATACTTGTTCTGTACTTTGCCTTGCAATTAGTCCAGACGGTACACGCTTAGCTAGCGGTGCTGCCGACAGCACTATTATAGTTTGGGATCTCAATACTTATGAGGTAATACATACTCTTATCGGTCACAATCACACTGTCTTAAGCGTTGCTATTAGCCCCGATGGGAAAACCTTAGCTAGTGCTAGTGCTGATACTTCTATTAAGTTATGGGATTTGGAATCTGGAACAGAAATTCGCACTTTAGAGGCTAATTGTGGTCTAGTATTTGCCGTGCGTTTTCATCCTTCAGGACAAATGCTTGCTAGCGTTCACGAGCAAGACAAAAGTGTCAAATTTTGGCATCCCGAAACTGGGAAACTTATCCGCACTATGTCAACCGAGGTAGAAATTGTATCGGCTACAGTTAGTCCAGATTGGACAACTTTGGCAGGCGGAGGTGGTGATGTTAATTATCTCATCAGTTTGTGGGACTTAGAGAAAATATCAGGCATTACTTATTTTGATGGTTATGGTCAAATCGATCATAAGGGCTGTGTTTATACTGTTGCTTTCAGTCCAGACGGGCAAACACTTGCTAGCGGAAGTAAAGACACTACTGTCAAACTTTGGGGAGTTCCACCGCCTATTAATATTGAGTAA
- the pheS gene encoding phenylalanine--tRNA ligase subunit alpha, which translates to MTVQLSDIETQLESLGQESKSAIATANTLEQLEQLRVGYLGKKGQLSQILGMMGKLSADQRPKVGAIANTVKEALQADLEDKRAALQTAQIKVKLASETLDVTMPGIFRPQGRIHPLNAVIDRALDIFVGLGYTVANGPEMETDYYNFEALNTPPDHPARDMQDTFYLPGGDLLRTQTSSVQIRYMEEHKPPIRIVSPGRVYRRDTVDATHAAVFHQIELLAIGENLTFTDLKGTIKEFLRQMFGQDLPIRFRTSYFPFTEPSAEVDLQWNGKWLEVLGCGAVDPNVLQGVGLDPEKYTGFAAGFGVERFAMVLYEIDDIRRVYASDLRFLRQF; encoded by the coding sequence ATGACTGTCCAACTAAGCGACATTGAAACTCAACTAGAAAGCCTGGGCCAAGAGTCCAAAAGTGCGATCGCAACTGCGAATACCCTCGAACAACTCGAACAGTTGCGCGTCGGCTACCTCGGCAAAAAAGGTCAACTCTCTCAAATTTTAGGCATGATGGGCAAACTTTCGGCAGATCAGCGGCCGAAAGTAGGCGCGATCGCCAATACTGTAAAAGAAGCCCTACAAGCCGACTTAGAAGACAAGCGCGCCGCCCTCCAAACCGCTCAAATTAAAGTCAAATTAGCCTCAGAAACCCTTGATGTTACCATGCCGGGGATTTTTCGCCCCCAAGGCAGAATTCACCCCTTAAACGCCGTCATAGACCGCGCTCTGGATATCTTTGTCGGTCTCGGCTACACCGTCGCCAACGGCCCGGAAATGGAAACCGATTATTACAACTTCGAGGCGCTCAACACTCCGCCCGACCACCCGGCGCGGGATATGCAAGATACATTTTATCTGCCCGGTGGCGACTTGCTGCGGACTCAGACATCATCGGTGCAAATTCGCTACATGGAAGAGCACAAACCGCCGATTCGGATTGTGTCTCCGGGCCGCGTTTACCGCCGCGATACTGTTGATGCTACTCACGCGGCAGTTTTCCATCAAATTGAACTTTTGGCAATTGGTGAAAATCTGACATTTACTGACTTGAAAGGTACAATTAAAGAGTTTTTGCGCCAAATGTTCGGGCAAGATTTGCCGATTCGTTTCCGCACGAGTTACTTTCCGTTTACAGAACCTTCTGCTGAAGTTGATTTGCAGTGGAACGGTAAATGGCTGGAAGTTTTGGGCTGCGGCGCTGTCGATCCGAATGTTCTTCAAGGAGTCGGTTTAGATCCCGAAAAGTATACTGGGTTTGCGGCGGGTTTTGGGGTGGAGCGGTTCGCTATGGTACTTTATGAAATTGACGATATTCGCCGGGTTTATGCTAGCGATTTGCGCTTTTTGCGACAGTTTTAA
- a CDS encoding SH3 domain-containing protein codes for MKNLSSWNKPAALLGAIAIVAGSLQATAIGVATPPTSTTSQDAENISFEDSATFQIAQADTLCRKVTPKEGLTVRQNPDPKSPRVGGVAMNTQVTLFQGATSVKASDGRLWIQITAPVKGYVATGYPNNEANLGSCTISQAPSPSPAPAPAPAPAPAPAPAPAPAPTPAPTPRPSPAPTPAPAPTPAPAPAPAPAPTPAPAPTPAPTPAPTPAPTPAPAPAPTPAPAPAPAPAPAPATGPVSLCRQVEPRVAPKGLAIRAEPSKTAAVKGGVPANGQVTLVPNFQLVKDKNGEDRNWVEISAPVPGFISAGNLIMCK; via the coding sequence ATGAAAAATTTGAGTAGCTGGAACAAACCCGCTGCATTGCTGGGCGCGATCGCGATCGTAGCCGGAAGTTTGCAGGCGACTGCGATCGGTGTTGCCACCCCACCAACATCCACTACCAGTCAGGATGCTGAAAATATTTCCTTTGAAGATAGCGCCACCTTTCAAATAGCCCAGGCTGACACCCTTTGCCGCAAAGTCACTCCCAAAGAAGGTTTGACGGTTCGCCAGAACCCAGACCCCAAATCCCCTAGAGTTGGCGGTGTAGCAATGAATACTCAGGTAACGCTGTTCCAAGGCGCTACTTCTGTTAAAGCCTCCGACGGCCGCCTCTGGATTCAAATTACCGCTCCCGTAAAGGGGTATGTAGCTACCGGATACCCCAACAACGAGGCTAATTTAGGTTCGTGCACAATTAGTCAAGCTCCTTCCCCAAGTCCAGCACCAGCACCAGCACCAGCACCTGCACCAGCACCTGCACCAGCACCTGCACCTGCACCGACACCGGCACCGACGCCGCGTCCAAGTCCTGCACCGACACCGGCACCAGCACCGACACCAGCACCGGCACCAGCACCGGCACCAGCACCGACACCGGCACCAGCACCGACACCAGCACCGACACCAGCACCGACACCAGCACCGACACCAGCACCAGCACCAGCACCGACACCAGCACCAGCACCAGCGCCAGCACCAGCGCCAGCGCCTGCAACAGGCCCTGTAAGCCTGTGCCGCCAAGTAGAACCTCGCGTAGCGCCGAAGGGTCTAGCCATCCGCGCGGAGCCTTCAAAGACTGCTGCGGTTAAAGGTGGCGTACCGGCTAACGGTCAAGTGACGCTTGTGCCGAATTTCCAGTTAGTGAAAGACAAGAATGGAGAAGACCGCAATTGGGTTGAGATTTCAGCCCCTGTACCCGGATTCATCTCGGCTGGAAACTTGATCATGTGCAAGTAA
- a CDS encoding sulfotransferase codes for MTPISIVMIVYNRERYLRAAIESVLAQTYPNFEFLIWDDGSTDSSLNIARSYAKLDSRIKVLAAEHRGFSYSLKAAIRETAFPYFGCVDSDDLLAPKAIAETVSILDANPQVGLVYTNYLLIDENDCVSGEGELCKIPYSPEQLLVDPMVFHFRLIRRSVYNSCGGIDLEFASAADYELCLRLSEVTEIRKLNKPLYYYRIHQQNISRQHRVEQILLCHAAVEQALVRRKLDDKLELGVELVGQFRLRPKQVDRKIDNIRFLGDRSNSPSSPSTASSPIFIIGAERSGTTLLRLMLTAHSDICIPPESLFFVALESKYGTVSDLRPQIEDFLNDLYNNNFHRFGEWNFDRELLLNNLTNNQQLSYVQAVYTVYQTYRQQFDPTASIWGDKNPFHIYQLGKIRRYFPGVKVILIVRDFRDCYNSVKKLVAKKQERGEVWPGLKTVEELTHQWNQVVKIIEKYHQKWEQFYLVYYEDLVREPSVQLAKICKWLGVDFQESMLEFYHKNAAEGLVPPSQIMWHPNTLEPVGIKGINAWKDELSLAELETIELMNWQNLEKLGYKCSSLF; via the coding sequence ATGACTCCCATTTCTATTGTGATGATTGTCTACAACCGAGAACGCTACCTCAGGGCGGCCATAGAAAGCGTTCTCGCTCAAACCTATCCCAACTTTGAATTCTTGATTTGGGACGATGGTTCCACAGATAGCTCTCTCAATATAGCCCGCAGCTACGCCAAACTCGACTCCAGAATCAAAGTCCTCGCCGCCGAACACCGAGGGTTCAGCTATTCCCTAAAAGCTGCCATTAGAGAAACTGCATTTCCCTACTTCGGCTGTGTGGATAGTGACGATTTGCTCGCCCCGAAAGCAATCGCAGAAACAGTCTCTATTTTAGATGCAAATCCTCAAGTTGGACTTGTTTACACCAACTATTTACTGATAGACGAAAACGACTGCGTTAGCGGTGAAGGTGAACTGTGCAAAATCCCCTATTCCCCAGAACAACTGTTAGTAGATCCGATGGTTTTTCACTTCCGCCTGATTCGCCGTTCGGTTTACAATAGTTGCGGTGGTATTGACCTAGAATTTGCCAGTGCTGCGGATTATGAATTGTGCTTGCGGCTGAGCGAAGTTACTGAAATTAGAAAACTCAACAAACCGCTTTACTATTATCGCATCCACCAGCAAAATATTTCTCGCCAGCATCGGGTCGAGCAGATATTATTATGCCATGCGGCTGTCGAACAGGCGCTCGTCCGTCGCAAACTTGACGATAAATTGGAGTTGGGAGTGGAGTTGGTCGGTCAATTTCGCTTGCGTCCCAAGCAAGTCGATCGCAAAATTGATAATATCAGATTTTTGGGCGATCGCTCAAATTCACCCAGCAGCCCATCAACCGCATCAAGTCCAATTTTTATCATCGGCGCCGAACGTTCGGGGACAACTCTCCTGCGCTTAATGCTCACAGCGCATTCAGATATCTGCATTCCCCCTGAAAGTCTTTTCTTTGTCGCCCTGGAGTCGAAATACGGCACTGTCAGCGACTTAAGACCTCAAATCGAAGATTTTTTAAATGACCTTTACAATAACAATTTTCACCGATTTGGGGAGTGGAATTTTGACCGAGAGCTTTTATTAAATAACTTGACAAACAACCAGCAGTTGAGTTACGTTCAAGCAGTTTATACAGTTTATCAAACTTACCGCCAGCAGTTCGATCCGACAGCTTCGATTTGGGGAGACAAGAATCCTTTTCACATTTATCAATTAGGGAAAATCAGGAGATATTTTCCGGGAGTTAAGGTGATTCTGATTGTGCGAGATTTTCGGGATTGTTACAATTCTGTCAAAAAATTAGTAGCAAAAAAACAGGAAAGGGGCGAAGTGTGGCCGGGGCTAAAAACGGTAGAAGAACTGACGCACCAGTGGAATCAAGTTGTGAAAATTATTGAAAAGTATCATCAAAAGTGGGAGCAGTTTTATTTGGTTTATTACGAAGATTTGGTGAGGGAGCCGTCAGTACAGTTGGCTAAAATTTGCAAGTGGTTGGGAGTAGATTTTCAGGAGTCGATGCTGGAATTTTATCACAAGAATGCTGCTGAAGGTTTAGTTCCGCCCAGTCAAATAATGTGGCATCCGAATACTTTAGAGCCGGTGGGAATTAAGGGAATTAATGCTTGGAAAGATGAGTTGAGTTTGGCGGAGTTGGAAACTATTGAGTTGATGAATTGGCAGAATTTGGAAAAGCTGGGATATAAATGCAGTTCATTATTTTAG
- a CDS encoding glycosyltransferase produces MTSPISIITTTYNREQYLSAAIESVLAQTYPNFELIIWDDGSIDSSLTIARKYAQQDTRIQVIAAPHQGRGIALKTAHTICKGTYIGWLDSDDLLAPTALQETAAVLDAQPEIGAVYTDYLMINEKTQVKKLGHRSQIPYSPDRLLVDFMTFHFRLFRHELYHQIGGINSEYNRAEDYDFCLRLSEVTQFYHLNKPLYYYRQHSQHTVQQQLDQILESQSAIAQALERRGLSERFELEVDIVSRFFLYKRQNKKIS; encoded by the coding sequence ATGACCTCCCCAATCTCCATTATTACCACCACCTACAACCGAGAACAATACCTCAGCGCCGCCATAGAAAGCGTTCTCGCCCAAACCTACCCCAACTTTGAACTGATAATTTGGGACGACGGCTCGATCGACTCTAGCCTCACCATCGCCCGCAAATACGCACAGCAAGACACGCGAATTCAAGTAATCGCCGCCCCCCACCAAGGCCGAGGAATCGCCCTCAAAACCGCTCACACAATCTGCAAAGGAACATACATCGGCTGGCTGGATAGCGACGACTTGCTCGCACCCACCGCCCTCCAAGAAACCGCAGCCGTATTAGACGCACAGCCAGAAATTGGCGCAGTCTACACCGACTATCTAATGATTAATGAAAAAACTCAAGTAAAAAAACTGGGACACCGCAGCCAAATACCCTACTCTCCAGACAGGCTGTTAGTAGACTTCATGACCTTTCACTTTCGCCTGTTTCGCCACGAATTATATCATCAAATAGGCGGCATTAATTCCGAATACAACCGCGCTGAAGATTACGATTTCTGTTTGCGACTATCCGAAGTTACCCAATTCTATCACCTCAACAAACCCCTTTACTACTACCGCCAACATTCCCAGCATACAGTTCAACAGCAACTAGACCAAATTCTTGAATCTCAGTCAGCTATTGCACAAGCGCTGGAAAGACGGGGGTTGAGCGAGAGATTTGAATTAGAAGTAGATATCGTTAGTCGATTTTTTCTGTACAAACGCCAGAATAAAAAAATAAGTTAA